Proteins co-encoded in one Phycodurus eques isolate BA_2022a chromosome 21, UOR_Pequ_1.1, whole genome shotgun sequence genomic window:
- the mnx1 gene encoding motor neuron and pancreas homeobox protein 1 has protein sequence MEKSKNFRIDALLAADSPKVQTSPLALVTTGTGNAASELTNAGEPLRAETPSPPRISAHGLIPKPGFLSGPHGLVGLHPQNGGGGIPAQALYGHPVYAYSAAAALTAQHPALSYASPYPHGSHHGHHQHHQGGGDPIKLSASTFQLDHWLRVSTAGMMLPKMADFNSQAQSNLLGKCRRPRTAFTSQQLLELEHQFKLNKYLSRPKRFEVATSLMLTETQVKIWFQNRRMKWKRSKKAKEQAAQEAEKQKGVKGAHGGDKAEQDGEQSDYDGGGKTTTSKNGRIRDLKDSDDEGDRFLYNSSDCSSDDERNRTCDLSPQP, from the exons ATGGAGAAGTCGAAAAACTTCCGCATCGACGCGCTGCTGGCGGCGGACAGCCCCAAAGTGCAGACGTCCCCCCTGGCCCTAGTCACCACCGGCACCGGCAACGCCGCCTCGGAGCTCACCAACGCCGGGGAGCCTCTCCGCGCGGAGACGCCGTCCCCTCCGCGGATATCCGCCCACGGCCTCATCCCCAAGCCGGGCTTTCTCAGCGGCCCTCACGGGTTGGTGGGACTGCACCCCCAGAACGGCGGCGGAGGGATCCCCGCGCAGGCGCTCTACGGCCACCCCGTGTACGCCTACTCTGCGGCGGCCGCGCTCACCGCCCAGCATCCGGCCTTGTCCTACGCGTCGCCGTACCCCCACGGTTCGCATCACGGCCACCACCAGCACCACCAAGGCGGGGGGGACCCCATCAAGCTGAGCGCCAGCACCTTCCAGCTGGACCACTGGCTGCGGGTGTCCACGGCCGGCATGATGCtgcccaaaatggcagacttcaaCT CCCAGGCGCAGTCCAACTTGCTGGGCAAGTGCAGGAGGCCGAGGACGGCGTTCACCAGCCAGCAGCTGCTGGAGCTGGAGCATCAGTTCAAACTCAACAAGTACCTGTCTCGACCCAAACGCTTCGAGGTGGCCACCTCCCTCATGCTCACCGAAACGCAG GTGAAAATCTGGTTCCAGAATCGGCGTATGAAGTGGAAGCGGAGCAAGAAGGCCAAGGAACAAGCGGCGCAGGAGGCCGAGAAGCAGAAGGGCGTCAAGGGCGCGCACGGCGGCGACAAGGCCGAGCAAGACGGCGAGCAGTCGGACTACGACGGCGGCGGCAAGACGACGACGAGCAAAAACGGCAGGATACGAGACTTGAAGGACAGCGACGACGAGGGCGACCGCTTCCTCTACAACTCCTCGGACTGTTCCTCAGACGACGAGCGCAATCGAACGTGCGACCTCAGCCCGCAGCCTTGA
- the nom1 gene encoding LOW QUALITY PROTEIN: nucleolar MIF4G domain-containing protein 1 (The sequence of the model RefSeq protein was modified relative to this genomic sequence to represent the inferred CDS: deleted 1 base in 1 codon), whose product MKGKWKPRGNDKKKKASAVLQKYMVAVGEFVKSKNGAERAEDDDAGLRSVKRKSRKELRKEKRKLKKARMKSHYQGKMTGNLPSGDAEQAVTPRKQMENGGNKKDEVKKGPKTNVKKPKVAPKKTNKLQESRKKALLEANEQEDREIKKLERYLKLNKRKNKKSLPQSFVADGLDYILSALDSDTLASGMYDSDDNMDLAKDNFEQFDGDNSGEDEEDLVNEREDINDDVGEQEEEEEIPSEEEEAMDEQLEDDSEINDDDEETEETAESNSNTGTSATGKYVPPSMRDAGGDQRKAELQKLNKNVKGLVNRLSEPNMSSISGQLEALYMSRSRKDMNETLTDVMLAACVTPALMPDRLLMEHVLLVSVLHHTVGLEVGAHFLETVVRRFDDTYKHLSEDKVCDNLVAIVSHLYNFQVVHSLLIFDILRRLVAAFGEKDIGLVLFVLRNVGFSLRKDDPLALKELIAESQRKAAEVGKKFQDQTRVRFMLETMLALKNNDMRKIPGYDPEPVEKLKKLQRTLIQRSAAGSDMKLRVSLENLLSADQVGRWWIVGSSWSGAPMISEQENKSVGEGQFTAKVLELARKQRMNTEVRRNIFCMLMTSEDYMDAFHKLLRMGLKDKQEREIVHVLMDCCLQEKTFNGFYAVLGEKFCAHDRRFQMTFQFNLWDKFRELSNLPDRNFNNLIQLVTRLLQNKCLSLSLLKVIEFGELDKPKVRFLRQVLTRLLTDTEPEDLVSIFARISGIPQLGMLREGLKLFISHFLLKRAGPQDAALTERAHIATKAMEAKEARVKL is encoded by the exons ATGAAAGGTAAATGGAAGCCGCGGGGCAACGACAAAAAGAAGAAGGCCAGCGCCGTGTTGCAGAAGTACATGGTGGCGGTGGGCGAGTTTGTCAAAAGCAAAAACGGCGCTGAACGAGCGGAGGATGACGACGCCGGTTTGAGGTCGGTCAAACGGAAAAGCAGGAAGGAGCTGCGCAAGGAGAAGCGGAAGCTGAAGAAAGCCAGGATGAAAAGTCACTACCAAGGTAAAATGACTGGAAATCTGCCCAGTGGTGATGCTGAACAGGCAGTAACACCTCGTAAACAGATGGAAAATGGTGGCAACAAGAAGGACGAGGTTAAAAAAGGGCCAAAAACTAATGTAAAGAAGCCCAAAGTGGCACCCAAGAAAACCAACAAGCTTCAAGAGTCGAGGAAGAAGGCACTTTTGGAGGCCAACGAACAGGAGGACCGAGAAATAAAGAAACTTGAGCGCTacttaaaattaaacaaaagaaaaaacaagaaaagccTGCCACAGTCATTTGTGGCCGATGGACTGGACTACATCCTGAGTGCTCTCGACTCAGACACTTTGGCCAGCGGGATGTACGACAGCGACGACAACATGGACCTGGCCAAGGATAACTTCGAGCAGTTCGACGGGGACAACTCAGGTGAAGACGAAGAGGACTTGGTGAATGAACGAGAAGATATAAATGATGATGTGGGAGaacaagaagaggaggaggaaatacCAAGTGAAGAAGAGGAGGCAATGGATGAGCAACTCGAGGACGACAGTGAAATAAATGACGATGATGAAGAAACAGAAGAGACCGCAGAGTCCAATTCAAACACT GGTACCTCTGCGACAGGCAAGTACGTGCCTCCATCCATGCGTGACGCTGGAGGCGACCAACGCAAAGCTGAGCTGCAAAAACTGAACAAGAATGTGAAGGGACTCGTCAACAG GCTGAGCGAGCCCAACATGTCGTCCATCAGCGGCCAGCTGGAGGCACTCTACATGAGCCGCAGCAGGAAGGACATGAACGAGACCCTGACGGATGTGATGCTGGCCGCCTGCGTCACGCCGGCACTGATGCCCGACCGGCTGCTGATGGAGCACGTCCTCCTGGTCAGCGTCCTCCATCACACTGTGGGCTTGGAG GTAGGAGCCCATTTCCTGGAGACA GTCGTGCGCCGGTTCGACGACACGTACAAGCACTTGAGCGAGGACAAAGTGTGTGACAACCTGGTGGCCATCGTGTCACACCTCTACAACTTCCAAGTGGTGCACTCACTGCTCATCTTTGACATCCTGCGGCGCCTGGTGGCGGCGTTCGGCGAGAAGGACATCGGGTTGGTGCTGTTCGTGCTGCGAAATGTCGGTTTCTCGTTGCGGAAGGACGACCCCCTGGCGCTCAAGGAGCTCATCGCTGAGTCTCAGCGCAAGGCGGCCGAGGTTGGGAAGAAGTTCCAGGATCAAACCAGA GTGCGCTTCATGTTGGAAACCATGCTGGCCTTGAAGAACAACGACATGCGTAAGATTCCGGGCTACGATCCCGAGCCTGTGGAGAAGCTGAAGAAGCTGCAGAGGACTCTG ATCCAGCGCAGCGCGGCGGGCAGCGACATGAAACTGCGGGTGTCTCTGGAGAACCTGCTGTCGGCTGACCAGGTGGGCCGCTGGTGGATTGTGGGCTCGTCGTGGAGTGGTGCGCCCATGATCAGTgagcaagaaaacaaaagtgtCGGCGAAGGACAG TTCACCGCCAAAGTTCTGGAACTGGCCCGAAAGCAGCGCATGAACACGGAGGTCCGAAGGAACATCTTCTGCATGCTCATGACCAGTGAGGACTACATGGATGCGTTTCACAAGTTGCTGAG GATGGGGCTGAAAGACAAGCAGGAGCGGGAGATCGTCCACGTCCTGATGGATTGCTGCCTGCAGGAGAAAACCTTCAATGGCTTCTACGCCGTGTTGGGAGAGAAGTTCTGCGCTCACGACCGCCGTTTCCAG ATGACCTTCCAGTTCAACCTGTGGGATAAATTCCGGGAGCTTTCCAACCTTCCTGACAGgaattttaacaatttaatcCAGCTCGTGACACGCCTCCTCCAGAACAAGTGCCTCTCGCTCTCACTACTCAAA GTAATAGAGTTTGGAGAGCTCGACAAGCCCAAGGTGCGCTTCCTGCGCCAAGTCCTGACTCGGCTGCTCACAGACACCGAGCCTGAAGATCTCGTCAGCATTTTTGCCAG GATTTCTGGAATTCCCCAGCTGGGAATGCTGCGCGAGGGCCTGAAGCTTTTCATCAGCCACTTCCTGCTGAAACGCGCCGGGCCGCAGGACGCCGCACTGACAGAACGCGCTCACATCGCCACCAAGGCGATGGAGGCCAAAGAGGCCAGAGTCAAACTGTAA